In one Corythoichthys intestinalis isolate RoL2023-P3 chromosome 16, ASM3026506v1, whole genome shotgun sequence genomic region, the following are encoded:
- the LOC130931598 gene encoding uncharacterized protein LOC130931598 gives MSLRSEKHLDSTDEGATPRQQQRQVENRDYADNTENMDNASNADSQVRSIRTHTSKSSSTSSSTSSAALKARAKAVAARAQLAYSEKEATMMKQKSELEANLHVLSCQKAVAAAEAEAAVYEEEEESFTKSEVRHSIVGQPANPMQRTAEFVQSHPDSYYERFLSKMDPLASHKAAREQCEMAMNTEIDERNFYSEKKPDIKVEQQTQEREERSPPKLYPYDTLPTPAETQGKQDITCYLRRREMLSTGLLQFDDLPENYWAWKASFQNAIKDLRLTAQEEIDLMIKWLGNESRQQAKRIRSVHVFNPTAALHLLWERLEECYGSPEVMENALLKKIEQFPKLNNRDNTKLRELGDILQEIECAKDGGYLPGLSYLDTSRGVNPIVDKLPYGLQDKWIATGAKYKEEHKVVFPPFSVFSKFVRQQAKIRNDPSFVITSPINTSFKKEKSFKSDNRRVVSVHKTDIPTDTSTAQKCFSKPAESPDKLCPLHKKPHPLTKCKTFRAKPIDERKSFLKDNRICFKCCSSTQHLAKDCNMQIRCMECGSERHLTALHPGPLPAPEESSEVEKGDGGETHEDVSVSVVSKCTEVCGDANSTLSCSKISPVIVYPKGERDQAVKLYAVLDEQSNKSLVKSQFFELFNIETRSDTYKLRTCSGLSDNVGRTASNFMIESVDGRVKLPLPNLIECDMIPDDRREIPSSQVAMQYPHLQRIANKIPPVEEKVPILLLLGRDIIQLHKVRERINGPRSTPYAQRLDLGWVIVGETCLGKTHKPPNVNVLKTNVLQNGRASYFSPCPNTFQIKESNGFSSQSNTKPTSQNERKNTNTDQLGQTVFERTKDDDKPALSIEDKYFLDIMEKEVYQNEDNSWVAPLPFQSPRPKLPSNKEQALKRLQSLRKTLDRNPEMKKQYVEFIQNMLDNDQAEMAPILDSNKEHWYLPSFGVYHPQKPNQLRVVFDSSAEFEGQSLNKVLLSGPDLNNTLLGVLMRFRKESVAFSADVQQMFYCFQVREDHRDYLRFLWYENNDMSKSVCDYRMKVHVFGNSPSPAVAIYCMRRAAVEGEEEHGLDAKQFVMRHFYVDDGLASTASSEEAVEILTNAQNMLAQSNLKLHKIASNDSKVVEAFPVAERAKDLKDLDLEFDNIPLQRSLGVLWDLENDCFTFHVNTDQKPYTRRGVLATINSLYDPLGFVSPITMQGKALLRELSAEQKDWDEPLPIEREEEWNKWRTSLKHLEQLQIPRCYLPFSQTTAVRKELCIFSDASTMAIGAVAYLRALNTEGQWHTGFIMGKSKVAPRPAHTIPRLELCAAVLAVEMYELITDEIDIEVDIVRFFTDSKIVLGYIHNNTKRFYTYVANRVNRIRKTTHPAQWFYINTDDNPADKATRSIAAPALTYTNWFSGPSFLTQPSTDTSYCDTFALIEPDADAEIKPEIKTFVTQASVTQFESRRFERFSHWMRLCHTVASLKRVTASFKKTNSESKGWKCFSVTNTPNELEKAAKFIIHTVQTETFKEEYRCIKANKPLPNLSCLKKLNPIIDEDGLLRIGGRLAPANLTKEEKHPLIIPNAHHVAVLLIRYYHEKVAHQGRHLSEGALRAAGFWIKGSKRLVSSVIHKCVLCRKLRGQLQTQKMADLPIDRLTPMPPFTSVGLDVFGPWSVITRRTRGGSADSKRWAVLFTCMSTRAVHIELIESMSTSSFINALRRFFSIRGPAQILRSDRGTNFVGACNELKIDHKDTELTSYLQEKGCTWLFNSPHSSHIGGAWERLIGVARRILDGILLKATNVQLTHEVLSTFMAEVMVIMNARPLVPVSTDPDKPNLLTPATLLTQKTNTLTAPTGNFAPPDLYAKQWKQVQCMADTFWKQWRSEYLSSLQQRRKWTDDKPNIKTGDIVLLKDVLAHRNDWCMGRVVKTFESKDNKVRKAEVKTVKDGNVKLFMRPISDLVLLLPVVVM, from the coding sequence ATGAGCCTACGGTCAGAAAAACACCTGGATTCTACAGACGAAGGAGCAACGCCAAGGCAACAACAAAGACAAGTGGAAAACAGAGACTATGCAGACAATACAGAGAACATGGATAACGCAAGCAATGCAGACTCACAGGTCAGGTCTATACGCACGCATACATCCAAGAGTTCATCTACTAGTTCATCTACTAGTTCTGCAGCACTAAAGGCGCGAGCAAAAGCAGTAGCCGCACGTGCACAGTTGGCATATTCAGAAAAAGAAGCTACCATGATGAAGCAAAAATCTGAGCTTGAAGCCAATCTACACGTCTTAAGTTGTCAAAAGGCAGTTGCAGCCGCAGAAGCAGAGGCTGCTGTttatgaagaagaagaagaaagtttcaCAAAATCTGAAGTAAGACATTCAATTGTAGGACAACCTGCCAATCCAATGCAACGTACAGCAGAGTTTGTTCAAAGCCATCCAGACAGCTACTATGAAAGATTTTTATCGAAAATGGATCCACTCGCCAGCCACAAAGCAGCACGTGAGCAATGTGAAATGGCGATGAACACAGAAATAGATGAGAGAAAtttttacagtgagaaaaaACCTGACATCAAAGTGGAGCAGCAAACACAAGAGAGAGAAGAACGCAGTCCACCCAAACTGTACCCGTATGACACTCTTCCAACTCCGGCAGAGACGCAGGGAAAACAGGACATCACATGTTACCTGAGACGGAGAGAAATGTTGAGTACTGGACTTTTACAGTTTGATGATCTCCCAGAGAACTACTGGGCATGGAAGGCATCATTCCAAAATGCCATTAAGGACTTGAGATTAACAGCCCAAGAAGAAATAGATTTAATGATAAAGTGGCTTGGAAATGAGTCTCGCCAGCAAGCTAAAAGAATCCGATCAGTTCATGTCTTCAATCCAACAGCTGCACTTCATCTTTTGTGGGAACGACTGGAGGAATGCTACGGGTCACCTGAAGTCATGGAAAATGCATTGCTAAAAAAGATTGAACAGTTTCCCAAACTTAACAACAGGGACAACACAAAGTTACGAGAGCTAGGTGACATTCTACAAGAAATTGAATGTGCCAAGGACGGAGGATACTTACCAGGCCTATCGTATTTGGACACGTCTCGAGGAGTCAACCCCATCGTGGACAAGCTACCTTACGGGCTTCAAGACAAGTGGATCGCTACAGGAGCGAAGTACAAAGAAGAACACAAAGTCGTCTTTCCACCTTTTAGTGTCTTTTCAAAATTTGTGAgacaacaagcaaaaataagaaATGACCCAAGCTTCGTCATCACATCTCCTATCAACACAAGcttcaaaaaggaaaaaagcttcaaaagtgATAACAGGCGAGTGGTTTCCGTGCACAAAACAGACATTCCAACTGACACCAGTACAGctcaaaaatgttttagtaaGCCAGCAGAAAGTCCGGACAAGCTATGTCCATTACATAAGAAACCTCACCCGCTTACAAAGTGCAAAACCTTTAGAGCCAAGCCCATTGATGAACGCAAGTCATTCTTGAAAGACAACagaatttgttttaaatgttgtaGCTCAACTCAGCATTTAGCGAAAGACTGTAATATGCAAATTAGGTGCATGGAATGTGGCAGCGAAAGACATTTGACAGCGCTACATCCAGGTCCACTTCCTGCTCCAGAGGAAAGTTCTGAAGTTGAGAAAGGTGATGGCGGGGAGACACACGAAGATGTAAGTGTCTCAGTTGTTTCTAAATGCACTGAAGTATGTGGTGATGCAAACAGCACACTTTCATGCTCAAAAATAAGCCCTGTAATAGTGTACCCAAAGGGTGAGCGAGATCAAGCAGTAAAGCTATATGCTGTACTTGATGAACAAAGCAACAAGTCGCTTGTCAAGTCTCAGTTTTTCGAGCTCTTCAACATAGAGACACGCTCGGACACTTATAAGCTTAGAACATGCTCAGGCCTGTCAGATAATGTCGGCAGAACAGCATCAAACTTCATGATTGAGTCAGTGGATGGTAGAGTAAAGCTCCCACTCCCAAACCTAATTGAATGTGACATGATTCCTGACGATAGAAGAGAGATCCCATCTTCACAGGTTGCTATGCAGTACCCTCACCTGCAAAGGATAGCAAACAAAATACCTCCGGTAGAAGAAAAAGTACCAATCCTATTGCTCTTGGGACGTGACATTATCCAGTTACACAAAGTTCGAGAGAGGATTAATGGACCGCGTAGTACCCCCTATGCACAACGTTTAGACTTGGGTTGGGTTATAGTTGGTGAAACCTGCCTGGGTAAGACGCACAAACCTCCAAACGTGAacgtcctcaaaacaaacgttcttCAGAATGGCCGTGCTTCTTACTTCAGCCCATGTCCTAACACCTTTCAAATCAAAGAGTCGAATGGTTTTAGTAGCCAGTCAAACACTAAACCAACTTCCCAAAACGAACGTAAAAATACAAACACGGATCAGCTGGGACAAACTGTTTTTGAGAGAACCAAAGATGACGACAAACCGGCACTCTCAATAGAAGACAAATATTTTCTTGACATTATGGAAAAAGAAGTATATCAAAATGAAGATAACAGCTGGGTGGCGCCATTGCCATTCCAATCTCCAAGACCAAAGCTTCCAAGTAACAAGGAGCAAGCACTCAAACGTCTCCAGTCACTCAGAAAAACACTGGACCGAAAtcctgaaatgaaaaaacaatacgTGGAGTTTATTCAAAACATGCTGGACAACGACCAGGCGGAGATGGCTCCAATTTTGGACTCAAACAAAGAACATTGGTACTTACCATCATTTGGTGTGTATCATCCTCAAAAACCTAACCAATTAAGGGTAGTTTTTGATTCAAGTGCAGAGTTCGAAGGTCAGTCACTTAACAAAGTGTTACTAAGTGGACCGGACTTGAACAACACGCTACTAGGCGTTCTTATGCGTTTTAGAAAAGAGTCTGTAGCATTTTCTGCTGATGTGcaacaaatgttttattgctttcaaGTCAGAGAAGATCATAGGGATTATTTAAGATTCCTTTGGTATGAGAATAATGACATGAGTAAAAGTGTATGTGATTATAGAATGAAGGTCCACGTTTTTGGAAATAGTCCGTCTCCGGCTGTGGCTATTTATTGCATGAGGCGCGCTGCAGTCGAGGGAGAGGAGGAGCATGGACTGGATGCAAAACAGTTTGTAATGAGACATTTTTATGTTGATGATGGCCTTGCGTCCACAGCAAGCTCAGAAGAAGCTGTTGAAATACTGACAAATGCACAAAACATGTTGGCCCAGTCAAATTTAAAGCTGCACAAAATAGCCTCCAACGACAGCAAAGTAGTTGAAGCATTTCCTGTCGCCGAGAGAGCGAAGGATCTAAAAGACTTGGATTTAGAATTTGACAACATACCCTTACAAAGAAGTTTAGGGGTGTTGTGGGATCTTGAAAATGACTGTTTTACTTTTCATGTCAACACTGATCAAAAGCCATATACTAGAAGAGGTGTTTTGGCTACAATTAACAGTTTGTATGATCCGCTAGGATTCGTGTCTCCCATAACAATGCAGGGAAAAGCTCTTCTACGTGAACTGTCGGCAGAGCAAAAGGACTGGGATGAACCACTTCCCATTGAAAGAGAAGAGGAGTGGAACAAATGGAGAACCTCGTTGAAGCACCTCGAGCAGCTACAGATACCAAGGTGCTACCTACCTTTTTCTCAGACCACTGCTGTGAGAAAAGAACTGTGCATATTCTCAGATGCCTCCACCATGGCCATAGGAGCAGTAGCGTATCTGAGAGCGCTCAACACTGAAGGTCAGTGGCACACAGGTTTCATCATGGGAAAGTCCAAAGTGGCCCCCCGACCTGCTCACACTATCCCTAGGTTGGAACTGTGCGCAGCAGTATTGGCTGTAGAAATGTATGAACTCATTACAGATGAGATTGACATTGAAGTGGACATTGTCAGAttttttacagacagcaaaatCGTCCTAGGTTACATACATAACAACACAAAGAGATTTTACACGTACGTAGCAAACAGAGTGAACAGGATTAGAAAAACCACACATCCTGCACAATGGTTTTACATTAACACAGATGACAATCCAGCAGACAAGGCCACAAGATCAATTGCAGCTCCTGCATTGACTTATACAAACTGGTTTAGTGGTCCTTCCTTTTTGACACAGCCGAGTACAGACACGTCATACTGTGACACATTTGCTCTCATCGAACCTGACGCAGATGCAGAGATTAAACCTGAAATCAAGACATTTGTTACTCAAGCTTCAGTAACACAGTTCGAGTCACGTCGTTTTGAAAGATTTTCTCATTGGATGAGATTATGCCACACTGTTGCATCATTAAAACGTGTAACAGCATCTTTCAAGAAAACAAACTCAGAAAGTAAAGGATGGAAGTGTTTCAGTGTAACTAACACCCCAAATGAGCTCGAGAAAGCAGCGAAATTCATCATTCACACAGTTCAGACTGAAACATTCAAAGAAGAGTACAGGTGCATAAAAGCAAACAAGCCACTTCCAAACCTAAGCTGTCTCAAAAAGTTAAATCCAATCATCGATGAAGATGGGCTCCTCAGAATAGGAGGACGCTTGGCACCTGCAAATTTGACAAAAGAGGAAAAACATCCACTCATCATCCCAAATGCTCACCATGTAGCCGTCCTTCTTATCAGATACTATCATGAGAAGGTAGCACATCAGGGACGCCACCTATCAGAGGGTGCGCtcagagcagctggattttggaTCAAAGGCAGTAAAAGACTCGTCTCTTCTGTAATTCACAAGTGTGTTCTCTGTCGAAAGCTTAGAGGACAACTACAGACACAAAAGATGGCGGATTTACCCATTGACAGACTTACACCTATGCCCCCATTCACCAGCGTAGGACTGGACGTTTTTGGCCCCTGGTCAGTCATCACACGTCGCACCAGAGGAGGAAGTGCAGACAGTAAACGCTGGGCTGTACTTTTCACCTGTATGTCCACAAGAGCTGTGCACATTGAACTCATAGAATCAATGTCAACATCCAGCTTCATTAACGCATTAAGAAGATTTTTCAGCATCCGTGGACCAGCTCAAATACTTCGTTCGGACAGAGGTACCAACTTTGTTGGCGCATGCAACGAACTCAAAATTGATCACAAAGACACAGAACTGACCTCCTACCTACAGGAGAAAGGATGTACATGGCTTTTCAACTCCCCACACTCCTCACATATAGGAGGGGCATGGGAAAGACTCATCGGAGTCGCACGACGAATCCTGGATGGAATTCTTTTAAAAGCCACAAATGTCCAACTCACTCATGAAGTGCTGAGTACTTTCATGGCGGAAGTAATGGTAATAATGAATGCGAGACCACTCGTACCAGTATCAACAGATCCAGACAAACCAAACCTTCTCACACCAGCAACTCTTCTAACCCAAAAG
- the tufm gene encoding elongation factor Tu, mitochondrial isoform X1 produces the protein MMLPMLTAQQGHVTGDSLHLSSPSLVQSSFKLCALPLSRRTFAAEAKKSYSREKPHVNVGTIGHVDHGKTTLTAAITKVLADAGGANFKKYEEIDNAPEEKARGITINASHVEYTTANRHYAHTDCPGHADYVKNMITGTSQMDGCILVVAATDGQMPQTREHLLLARQIGVEHVVVFINKADAVDDKEMLELVEIEIRELLTEFGYDGDNTPVVIGSALCALEGRQPELGINAVLNLLEIVDSYVPLPKRELEKPFLFPIESVYSIPGRGTVVTGTMERGIIKKGDECEFVGHNRSSKSVVTDIEMFHKSLDRAEAGDNMGALVRGLKREDVRRGMVMCKPGSIKPHQKVQAQVYILSKEEGGRHKPFVSNFIPVMFSLTWDMACKVTLSSDKEMVMPGEDTSLILTLRQPMVLEKGQRFTLRDGNKTIGTGLVTDILTTTEEDQWV, from the exons ATGATGCTCCCTATGCTCACAGCACAGCAAGGTCACGTTACCGGTGATT CTCTTCATTTGTCCTCACCTAGCCTGGTGCAGAGCTCATTTAAATTA TGTGCTCTGCCTCTGAGTCGGCGGACCTTTGCTGCAGAAGCAAAGAAATCTTACAGCAGAGAAAAGCCCCATGTCAATGTCGGAACCATTGGACATGTTGACCATGGCAAGACTACCCTAACTGCAGCCATCACTAAGG TGCTCGCTGATGCTGGTGGTGCCAACTTTAAAAAGTATGAGGAAATCGACAACGCCCCTGAAGAGAAGGCTCGAGGAATCACCATCAACGCCTCTCATGTTGAATATACCACAGCCAACAGACATTACGCTCACACGGACTGCCCCGGTCATGCTGACTATGTTAAG AACATGATCACAGGCACCTCTCAGATGGACGGTTGCATCCTGGTGGTGGCGGCCACTGACGGCCAGATGCCCCAAACGCGCGAGCACTTACTGCTGGCGAGGCAGATTGGCGTAGAGCACGTGGTGGTGTTCATCAACAAGGCGGACGCCGTGGATGACAAGGAGATGCTGGAGCTGGTGGAGATTGAGATCCGTGAGCTTCTCACGGAGTTCGGCTACGACGGCGACAACACGCCCGTTGTGATTGGCTCTGCCCTTTGTGCCCTGGAG GGAAGGCAGCCGGAGCTTGGCATAAATGCAGTTCTGAACCTTCTGGAGATTGTGGATTCTTATGTACCGTTGCCCAAAAGAGAACTGGAAAAGCCTTTCCTTTTTCCCATCGAAAGTGTTTATTCAATTCCAG GCAGGGGCACAGTAGTTACTGGCACCATGGAGAGGGGCATCATCAAGAAAGGGGATGAGTGTGAGTTTGTGGGTCACAATCGCAGCTCCAAATCTGTGGTTACAG ATATCGAGATGTTCCATAAGTCTCTGGATCGGGCTGAGGCTGGGGACAACatgggtgctctggtcagaggcCTGAAGCGGGAGGATGTGAGGAGAGGGATGGTGATGTGCAAGCCGGGATCTATCAAGCCTCACCAAAAAGTCCAGGCTCAG GTCTACATTCTAAGCAAGGAGGAGGGAGGACGACACAAACCGTTTGTTTCCAATTTCATACCAGTAATGTTCTCCCTAACGTGGGACATGGCCTGCAAAGTCACTCTGTCTTCTGACAAG GAAATGGTGATGCCGGGGGAGGACACGTCCTTGATCCTCACACTGCGACAACCAATGGTCCTTGAAAAAGGTCAGAGGTTCACTCTCCGAGATGGCAACAAAACCATCGGCACCGGCCTGGTGACAGACATCCTGACGACGACAGAGGAAGATCAGTGGGTTTAG
- the tufm gene encoding elongation factor Tu, mitochondrial isoform X2: MAALLGLRACVSALHLSSPSLVQSSFKLCALPLSRRTFAAEAKKSYSREKPHVNVGTIGHVDHGKTTLTAAITKVLADAGGANFKKYEEIDNAPEEKARGITINASHVEYTTANRHYAHTDCPGHADYVKNMITGTSQMDGCILVVAATDGQMPQTREHLLLARQIGVEHVVVFINKADAVDDKEMLELVEIEIRELLTEFGYDGDNTPVVIGSALCALEGRQPELGINAVLNLLEIVDSYVPLPKRELEKPFLFPIESVYSIPGRGTVVTGTMERGIIKKGDECEFVGHNRSSKSVVTDIEMFHKSLDRAEAGDNMGALVRGLKREDVRRGMVMCKPGSIKPHQKVQAQVYILSKEEGGRHKPFVSNFIPVMFSLTWDMACKVTLSSDKEMVMPGEDTSLILTLRQPMVLEKGQRFTLRDGNKTIGTGLVTDILTTTEEDQWV; the protein is encoded by the exons ATGGCAGCGCTTTTAGGACTGCGTGCTTGCGTCTCTG CTCTTCATTTGTCCTCACCTAGCCTGGTGCAGAGCTCATTTAAATTA TGTGCTCTGCCTCTGAGTCGGCGGACCTTTGCTGCAGAAGCAAAGAAATCTTACAGCAGAGAAAAGCCCCATGTCAATGTCGGAACCATTGGACATGTTGACCATGGCAAGACTACCCTAACTGCAGCCATCACTAAGG TGCTCGCTGATGCTGGTGGTGCCAACTTTAAAAAGTATGAGGAAATCGACAACGCCCCTGAAGAGAAGGCTCGAGGAATCACCATCAACGCCTCTCATGTTGAATATACCACAGCCAACAGACATTACGCTCACACGGACTGCCCCGGTCATGCTGACTATGTTAAG AACATGATCACAGGCACCTCTCAGATGGACGGTTGCATCCTGGTGGTGGCGGCCACTGACGGCCAGATGCCCCAAACGCGCGAGCACTTACTGCTGGCGAGGCAGATTGGCGTAGAGCACGTGGTGGTGTTCATCAACAAGGCGGACGCCGTGGATGACAAGGAGATGCTGGAGCTGGTGGAGATTGAGATCCGTGAGCTTCTCACGGAGTTCGGCTACGACGGCGACAACACGCCCGTTGTGATTGGCTCTGCCCTTTGTGCCCTGGAG GGAAGGCAGCCGGAGCTTGGCATAAATGCAGTTCTGAACCTTCTGGAGATTGTGGATTCTTATGTACCGTTGCCCAAAAGAGAACTGGAAAAGCCTTTCCTTTTTCCCATCGAAAGTGTTTATTCAATTCCAG GCAGGGGCACAGTAGTTACTGGCACCATGGAGAGGGGCATCATCAAGAAAGGGGATGAGTGTGAGTTTGTGGGTCACAATCGCAGCTCCAAATCTGTGGTTACAG ATATCGAGATGTTCCATAAGTCTCTGGATCGGGCTGAGGCTGGGGACAACatgggtgctctggtcagaggcCTGAAGCGGGAGGATGTGAGGAGAGGGATGGTGATGTGCAAGCCGGGATCTATCAAGCCTCACCAAAAAGTCCAGGCTCAG GTCTACATTCTAAGCAAGGAGGAGGGAGGACGACACAAACCGTTTGTTTCCAATTTCATACCAGTAATGTTCTCCCTAACGTGGGACATGGCCTGCAAAGTCACTCTGTCTTCTGACAAG GAAATGGTGATGCCGGGGGAGGACACGTCCTTGATCCTCACACTGCGACAACCAATGGTCCTTGAAAAAGGTCAGAGGTTCACTCTCCGAGATGGCAACAAAACCATCGGCACCGGCCTGGTGACAGACATCCTGACGACGACAGAGGAAGATCAGTGGGTTTAG
- the hspbp1 gene encoding hsp70-binding protein 1: protein MAEDGQNRRYPQNLQGVLQLAIDAGSGAEGPAPVEPISEERSVWLREALAEVCKGQMDEVEQMKQCLAILNKEEVNGVGDGDEEDEDERESAFELLSDLCENLDNARDLMVLGGLDLCVSRYLCHVQSRLRWSAAQLIAACAQNMPQVQDHLLKISALPKLLQLTDSDPHPTVRVKALYAVSCLVREQDAGLAAFLSLDGFSVLMRGMQSEHEKLQTKSAFLLLNLLTSHPEQKDTVVSMGMVQQLVSVLRSAHSPVHEHVLGALCSLVKDCEKGLKDCRDPSLGLEELLRLRARELRGKEESQEELEFCEGLRKACFGGHQSDDHVMDR, encoded by the exons ATGGCCGAAGACGGACAAAACAGAAGATACCCCCAGAATCTTCAGGGAGTCCTACAATTGGCAATCGATGCTGGCTCCGGTGCAGAGGGTCCTGCTCCTGTCGAACCCATTTCAGAGGAG AGGAGCGTGTGGTTGAGGGAGGCTCTCGCAGAGGTCTGCAAAGGACAGATGGATGAAGTGGAGCAGATGAAGCAGTGCTTGGCTATCCTGAACAAAGAGGAGGTGAACGGTGTGGGGGATGGGGAtgaggaagatgaagatgagCGGGAATCTGCTTTTGAGTTGCTGTCTGATTTGTGTGAGAACCTTGACAATGCCAGAG ACCTGATGGTTCTGGGGGGGCTGGATTTGTGCGTCTCCCGATATTTGTGTCATGTCCAAAGTAGGTTGAGATGGAGTGCTGCTCAGCTGATTGCTGCCTGTGCCCAGAACATGCCACAAGTGCAAGATCACTTGCTAAAGATAAGCGCTTTGCCTAAACTTCTACAGCTGACAGACTCAGACCCCCACCCCACAGTCAGGGTCAAAGCCCTTTATGCAGTCTCAT GTCTGGTGCGAGAGCAGGATGCGGGACTGGCAGCATTCCTGTCCCTTGATGGCTTCTCGGTGCTGATGAGAGGCATGCAGTCGGAACATGAGAAGCTTCAGACTAAGTCGGCGTTCCTTCTGCTCAACCTGCTGACGTCACATCCGGAACAGAAAG ACACAGTGGTCTCCATGGGGATGGTGCAACAGCTGGTCTCAGTGCTGCGCTCAGCACACTCACCTGTTCACGAACACGTGCTCGGTGCCCTTTGTAG CCTGGTGAAAGACTGTGAAAAGGGACTCAAAGATTGTCGGGATCCATCTCTCGGTCTTGAAGAGTTATTGCGACTGCGAGCAAGAGAGCTCCGAGGAAAAGAGGAAAGTCAG GAAGAACTGGAATTCTGTGAGGGCTTGAGAAAAGCTTGTTTTGGCGGACACCAGTCAGATGACCACGTGATGGATCGCTGA